The Streptomyces sp. HUAS CB01 genome has a segment encoding these proteins:
- a CDS encoding VOC family protein, which translates to MEWTLEVVAIPVTDVDRAKDFYVDRCGFTADLDMSPFEGARLVQITPPGSRCSIVLESGMPESPGQPRMAPGTLQGLQICVTDIEAARKELVDRGVVVGPVRHVGPSGWADGKGAEPWNSFMFFQDPDGNGWTVQEAPAPLADR; encoded by the coding sequence ATGGAATGGACCCTCGAAGTGGTCGCCATCCCGGTCACCGACGTCGACCGGGCCAAGGACTTCTACGTGGACCGCTGCGGGTTCACCGCCGATCTCGACATGTCGCCGTTCGAGGGCGCACGGCTCGTCCAGATCACCCCGCCCGGCTCACGCTGCTCGATCGTCCTGGAGTCCGGCATGCCGGAGTCCCCGGGACAGCCCCGGATGGCCCCGGGCACGCTGCAGGGCCTGCAGATCTGCGTCACCGACATCGAGGCGGCCCGCAAGGAGCTCGTGGACCGCGGCGTCGTGGTCGGCCCGGTGCGGCACGTGGGACCGTCGGGCTGGGCGGACGGGAAGGGCGCCGAGCCGTGGAACTCGTTCATGTTCTTCCAGGACCCGGACGGCAACGGCTGGACCGTCCAGGAGGCCCCGGCCCCGCTGGCGGACCGCTGA
- a CDS encoding VOC family protein, producing MEFTLEVVLVPVTDVDRAKEFYRDKVGFRVDHDTRVDERFRIVQLTPPGSGCSVVIGEGIPLPGGRTLEPGSYQGLQLVVGDIRAAHAELVARGLDVTGPEQVAPGDGGTFLYFSDPDGNGWAVQEWTRRASQPLHALLAEQAREREDGNGAE from the coding sequence GTGGAGTTCACGCTGGAAGTGGTCCTGGTACCGGTCACCGACGTGGACCGGGCCAAGGAGTTCTACCGCGACAAGGTGGGATTCCGCGTCGACCACGACACCCGCGTCGACGAGCGTTTCCGCATCGTCCAGCTGACCCCGCCGGGCTCCGGCTGCTCGGTCGTCATCGGCGAGGGCATTCCGCTCCCCGGCGGCAGGACCCTGGAACCCGGCTCCTACCAGGGGCTCCAGCTCGTCGTCGGGGACATCAGGGCGGCCCACGCCGAGCTGGTGGCCCGCGGTCTGGACGTCACCGGGCCCGAGCAGGTCGCCCCGGGCGACGGCGGCACGTTCCTGTACTTCTCCGACCCCGACGGCAACGGCTGGGCCGTCCAGGAGTGGACCCGACGCGCCTCCCAGCCGCTCCACGCCCTCCTGGCGGAGCAGGCCCGGGAGCGGGAGGACGGCAACGGGGCGGAGTAG